The Desulfosoma sp. genome includes a window with the following:
- a CDS encoding choice-of-anchor K domain-containing protein encodes MVNIIKTKVFMFIVLVLLMFMNGNAFAISGTFSGIFTDPVLNPTRDQPHNTGIGTNAITWGNDHPTNNDPVLNVGALTFFGADFDTSVGESFVMGYLWFRNASTAWGEIDQITLTLDTGTVDPNDYSNLQFPLRIGLGHTPNGGINPYIDADYIYFPDYPEFGSFRVFEGNSTSVELLGVFGSLTFLGFGAVENPNLGFLNPSTQPNLVPEPTTMLLLGSGLLGLVGYRRKKFFRK; translated from the coding sequence ATGGTCAACATTATCAAAACCAAAGTCTTTATGTTTATTGTGCTTGTATTGCTCATGTTCATGAATGGGAACGCGTTTGCTATATCTGGAACGTTTAGTGGGATTTTTACTGACCCAGTCTTAAATCCCACGCGTGACCAACCCCATAATACTGGGATAGGTACGAATGCAATAACCTGGGGGAATGATCATCCTACAAATAATGATCCTGTCCTTAATGTCGGAGCCCTTACTTTTTTCGGTGCTGACTTCGATACGTCTGTGGGGGAGTCATTTGTTATGGGATACTTATGGTTTAGAAACGCCTCCACCGCGTGGGGAGAAATTGACCAAATTACCTTAACATTAGATACCGGGACTGTCGATCCGAACGATTATAGCAATCTTCAATTCCCATTGAGAATTGGATTAGGTCATACCCCGAACGGAGGTATAAACCCGTATATAGACGCGGACTACATCTATTTCCCGGATTATCCTGAATTCGGAAGCTTCCGTGTTTTTGAGGGAAACTCAACCTCAGTGGAACTTCTAGGAGTCTTTGGTTCGTTGACTTTCTTAGGCTTCGGCGCAGTAGAAAACCCAAATCTAGGATTTTTGAATCCGAGCACCCAGCCTAATCTTGTGCCGGAACCCACCACGATGCTCCTACTTGGGTCTGGGTTGTTGGGATTGGTAGGCTATAGGAGGAAGAAGTTCTTTAGAAAATAG